The Rhodococcus triatomae genome includes a window with the following:
- a CDS encoding 3-oxoacyl-ACP reductase family protein has product MSRLVVVTGAGRGLGFAIAQRLGAAGDRLVIAEVRAELAESAESSLRQQGYDVTSVVTDIADVRSVRALARRVDDLGGADALVNNAALADGVGGDTFWELDEEFFQRVMNVNAYGTWLVSKHLFPQLARSGRGAIVNVASDAALYGSPRLVHYVGSKGAVTAMTRTMARDAGGHGVRVNAVAPGLTRVEATESVPDSRYRLYADNQVLGREQTPDDVAGTVQFLLSDAAGYITGQTLVVDGGFVMN; this is encoded by the coding sequence ATGAGCAGACTCGTCGTCGTCACGGGAGCAGGCCGTGGCCTCGGATTCGCGATCGCACAGAGGCTGGGCGCCGCCGGCGACCGTCTCGTGATCGCCGAGGTGCGGGCCGAACTCGCCGAATCGGCCGAATCCTCGCTGCGGCAGCAGGGATACGACGTGACCTCCGTCGTCACCGACATCGCCGACGTCCGGTCGGTCCGTGCCCTCGCGCGCCGGGTGGACGATCTCGGCGGCGCGGATGCACTGGTCAACAACGCCGCCCTCGCCGACGGGGTCGGCGGCGACACGTTCTGGGAACTCGACGAGGAGTTCTTCCAGCGAGTGATGAACGTCAACGCCTACGGCACCTGGCTGGTGAGCAAGCATCTCTTCCCGCAACTCGCGCGTTCGGGCCGGGGCGCGATCGTCAACGTCGCTTCCGATGCGGCGCTGTACGGATCGCCGCGGCTCGTGCACTACGTCGGGTCGAAGGGCGCGGTGACGGCGATGACCAGGACCATGGCCCGCGACGCGGGCGGGCACGGAGTGCGGGTCAACGCCGTCGCTCCCGGACTGACCCGGGTGGAGGCCACCGAGTCCGTTCCGGATTCGCGGTACCGGCTGTACGCCGACAACCAGGTGCTCGGTCGTGAGCAGACTCCCGACGACGTCGCGGGCACAGTGCAGTTCCTGCTGTCCGACGCCGCCGGCTACATCACCGGTCAGACCCTCGTGGTCGACGGTGGCTTCGTGATGAACTGA
- a CDS encoding alpha/beta fold hydrolase produces the protein MSAALDEATRWVSDRGVAVRIAGSGDPVVLLHGIGGSARSCRALADTLASNGYRTFRWDAPGYGDSADPAGNDFLDHSVVVEELLGELGLGGVHLFGTSWGGVIATALALRRPELVRSIVLADSTRGSGVNEQRAHGMRARVDELATLGPEAFAAERAPRLVSPRCEAAVAQAVTADMARVRVPGYRAAAEYMAGTDHGPMLHELTVPTLVLVGEHDTVTGVDESRLLADAIPGAEFAVITGAGHAAASERPEALAAHMLRFWTGARFRKGAGV, from the coding sequence GTGAGTGCCGCGCTGGACGAGGCCACCCGGTGGGTCTCGGATCGTGGTGTGGCAGTGCGGATCGCCGGCAGCGGGGACCCGGTCGTGTTGCTCCACGGCATCGGCGGCAGCGCTCGGTCCTGCCGGGCACTGGCCGACACTCTCGCCTCGAACGGCTACCGGACCTTTCGCTGGGATGCGCCGGGGTACGGCGATTCGGCCGATCCCGCCGGGAACGACTTCCTGGACCACAGCGTGGTGGTCGAGGAGTTGCTCGGTGAACTCGGGCTCGGCGGCGTGCACCTGTTCGGGACGTCGTGGGGCGGAGTGATCGCCACAGCGCTCGCTCTTCGGCGGCCCGAACTCGTGCGGTCGATCGTGCTCGCGGACAGCACCCGCGGATCGGGCGTGAACGAGCAGCGTGCACACGGAATGCGTGCCCGGGTGGACGAACTCGCCACCCTGGGTCCGGAGGCCTTCGCCGCGGAGCGGGCACCGAGGCTCGTGTCTCCTCGCTGCGAAGCCGCAGTCGCGCAGGCGGTGACCGCCGACATGGCGCGGGTCCGGGTCCCGGGATACCGGGCCGCGGCGGAGTACATGGCGGGTACCGACCACGGCCCGATGCTGCACGAGCTGACCGTGCCGACCCTGGTGCTGGTCGGTGAACACGACACCGTCACGGGCGTGGACGAATCCCGGTTGCTCGCGGACGCGATTCCCGGTGCGGAGTTCGCGGTGATCACCGGCGCCGGCCATGCCGCGGCCTCCGAGCGACCGGAAGCACTCGCGGCACACATGCTGCGCTTCTGGACCGGCGCACGATTCCGAAAGGGTGCGGGAGTATGA
- a CDS encoding VOC family protein, with protein MRYSDTPVCTLRSLRSVSLAVADPVASRDFYHEVWGLSTVDEDSDRFWLRATGSEHHVLRLSAGEGNALDSISFALTTRREVDDAARALQKLGIPLLREPGPLDDAGGGYGLQLVDPEGRCIELSVDTFAVTQAEPAGRRAIPRKIAHVVLNTTDIDRTADFYTEVLGMRISDWSEHQMTFLRCNSDHHVIALNQARWPSINHVAYEMQSIDHFMRGIGSLKRHGIDPQWGPGRHGPGDNTFSYFTDPAGLVCEYTSEVAQIDEDRWLCRTWERTPELSDQWGTAGPPTTTVRTAMAGVADLGHRQKVIAGIDEYFYGSADEETGP; from the coding sequence ATGCGTTACTCCGACACCCCCGTCTGCACCCTCCGGTCCCTGCGCTCGGTTTCGCTGGCGGTGGCCGACCCCGTCGCCTCGCGGGACTTCTATCACGAGGTGTGGGGGCTGAGCACCGTGGACGAGGACAGCGATCGCTTCTGGTTGCGCGCCACCGGCTCCGAGCATCACGTGCTGCGGCTCTCCGCGGGGGAGGGCAACGCTCTCGACAGCATCTCGTTCGCGCTGACCACCCGGCGCGAGGTCGACGACGCCGCGCGGGCATTGCAGAAGCTCGGCATCCCGCTGTTGCGGGAACCCGGCCCACTCGACGATGCGGGCGGGGGATACGGGCTGCAACTGGTCGACCCCGAGGGGCGATGCATCGAACTGTCGGTGGACACGTTCGCGGTGACGCAGGCCGAACCGGCCGGGCGCCGCGCCATTCCGCGCAAGATCGCTCACGTGGTGCTCAACACCACCGACATCGATCGCACCGCGGACTTCTACACCGAGGTGCTCGGCATGCGGATCTCCGACTGGTCGGAACACCAGATGACGTTCCTGCGCTGCAATTCCGACCACCACGTGATCGCGCTCAACCAGGCGCGCTGGCCGTCGATCAACCACGTCGCCTACGAGATGCAGAGCATCGATCACTTCATGCGCGGCATCGGCAGCCTCAAGCGTCACGGTATCGACCCCCAGTGGGGGCCGGGTCGGCACGGGCCGGGAGACAACACCTTCTCGTACTTCACCGACCCGGCGGGCCTGGTCTGCGAGTACACCTCGGAGGTGGCGCAGATCGACGAGGATCGCTGGCTCTGCCGGACGTGGGAGCGTACTCCGGAACTGTCCGACCAGTGGGGCACCGCGGGACCACCGACCACGACGGTACGCACGGCCATGGCCGGGGTCGCCGACCTCGGCCACCGGCAGAAGGTGATCGCCGGAATCGACGAGTACTTCTACGGTTCCGCGGACGAGGAGACGGGGCCGTGA
- a CDS encoding PDR/VanB family oxidoreductase: MEGTERRVLRVHAKTWEAEGVTSVTLVDPTGADLPAWEPGAHLALQLPGGLVREYSLCSDPADRSRWTVAVLRKPDSRGGSSLIHDGLPVGTLLEVDGPRNAFGLDESASSHVLVAGGIGITPILAMTRRLAERGAQWTLLYTGRSRSSMAFLDEISALPGNRVTVHADDEADGGYPDIAGALAELAPDALVYCCGPESLMTACADVLGDSKQLRIERFKAPDPIAPVGEESAFDVVLASTGQRIPVGPDTSVLAALENAGVPVESSCTEGICGTCEVGVVKGDVDHRDFLLSPDEHATGSTMFPCVSRCRSAELVLDL, encoded by the coding sequence ATGGAGGGCACCGAGCGACGCGTACTGCGTGTCCACGCGAAGACCTGGGAAGCGGAGGGCGTCACGAGCGTCACCCTGGTCGACCCCACGGGTGCCGACCTGCCCGCCTGGGAGCCCGGCGCACACCTGGCGCTGCAACTCCCCGGTGGTCTCGTCCGCGAGTACTCGCTGTGCTCGGACCCGGCCGATCGGAGTCGCTGGACGGTCGCGGTCCTGCGGAAGCCGGACTCTCGCGGCGGCAGTTCGCTGATCCACGACGGTTTGCCGGTGGGCACACTGCTCGAGGTGGACGGCCCACGCAACGCCTTCGGGCTCGACGAGTCGGCGTCCTCCCACGTCCTGGTCGCCGGGGGAATCGGTATCACGCCGATCCTCGCGATGACCCGTCGTCTCGCCGAGCGCGGAGCGCAGTGGACGCTGCTCTACACCGGTCGATCCCGGTCGTCGATGGCGTTCCTGGACGAGATCTCCGCACTTCCCGGTAACCGGGTCACGGTGCATGCCGACGACGAGGCCGACGGTGGCTACCCGGACATCGCCGGTGCGCTGGCGGAACTCGCGCCGGACGCGCTCGTGTACTGCTGTGGGCCCGAGTCGCTGATGACCGCGTGCGCGGACGTGCTCGGTGACTCGAAGCAGCTGCGGATCGAGAGGTTCAAGGCTCCCGATCCGATCGCGCCGGTGGGGGAGGAGTCGGCGTTCGACGTCGTCCTCGCCAGTACCGGGCAGCGGATTCCGGTCGGTCCGGACACCAGCGTCCTGGCGGCACTCGAGAACGCCGGTGTCCCCGTGGAGAGTTCGTGCACCGAGGGTATCTGCGGAACGTGCGAGGTGGGAGTCGTCAAAGGCGACGTCGACCACCGCGACTTCCTGCTCAGCCCGGACGAGCACGCGACCGGGTCGACGATGTTCCCGTGCGTGTCCCGGTGCCGTTCCGCCGAACTCGTCCTCGATCTCTGA
- a CDS encoding cupin domain-containing protein — MASTEQTGTAQAAGTDLEALIDSCIASADTRFEDWDALGFQADKGGDRFKRAQIRYIGSGATGNHDTDNRIIKADHFTFSNMRLPAGAVGPEHTHHDVEEVFYVLEGELEVAVHDVEDGHRKAVRKLGYRDLIRVPAGVPRSLANVGDTDALFCVIIGTPKPQLPTYPPSSEMFGVTR, encoded by the coding sequence ATGGCAAGCACCGAACAGACCGGAACCGCGCAGGCCGCGGGCACCGATCTCGAAGCGTTGATCGATTCCTGCATCGCCAGCGCCGACACCCGATTCGAGGACTGGGACGCCCTGGGATTCCAGGCGGACAAGGGGGGAGACCGGTTCAAGCGCGCCCAGATCCGCTACATCGGATCGGGAGCCACCGGCAACCACGACACCGACAACCGGATCATCAAGGCCGATCACTTCACCTTCTCCAACATGCGGCTCCCTGCGGGCGCCGTCGGCCCCGAGCACACCCACCATGACGTCGAAGAGGTCTTCTACGTCCTCGAGGGCGAGCTCGAGGTGGCAGTGCACGATGTGGAGGACGGTCACCGGAAGGCCGTGCGCAAGCTCGGGTACCGGGATCTCATCCGGGTTCCCGCCGGTGTGCCCCGCAGCCTCGCGAACGTCGGCGACACCGACGCGCTGTTCTGCGTGATCATCGGCACCCCGAAGCCGCAGCTGCCCACCTACCCGCCGAGCTCGGAGATGTTCGGCGTCACGCGCTGA
- a CDS encoding RidA family protein, with translation MSAHPYSPAFGIAGFGFVSGALSVDATGVAVPGRREALEAAMDRLTERLATVDMALEDVVKTTYFVTDVSLRDEANRHYETVFAEPRPARSFVEVAALPYGATVEIEAIAHKA, from the coding sequence GTGAGCGCACACCCCTACAGCCCGGCCTTCGGCATCGCCGGATTCGGATTCGTCTCCGGCGCACTGTCGGTCGACGCGACCGGCGTCGCCGTCCCGGGCCGCCGAGAGGCTCTCGAGGCCGCGATGGATCGGTTGACCGAACGGCTCGCGACCGTCGACATGGCGCTCGAGGACGTCGTGAAGACCACCTACTTCGTCACCGACGTCTCACTGCGGGACGAGGCCAACCGCCACTACGAAACCGTCTTCGCCGAGCCCCGCCCGGCGCGATCGTTCGTCGAGGTCGCCGCACTACCGTACGGCGCCACCGTCGAGATCGAGGCCATCGCCCACAAGGCGTGA
- a CDS encoding aldehyde dehydrogenase produces the protein MDFQSRTTTRPTAAATVSFPSPGGRLPVADTVDEIYVAGRWVRGAGELIESVDPATGEVFATLHGAVPGDVDNAVDAGRRAVAASGWATMLPHERAAVLYRIGNAVEAHAERIAALQTIDTGKTLAETRALAHSAAGTFRYTAAALETAEEVVTPPRGPFVTVSTYEPMGVVGAITPWNSPIASDAQKIAPALAAGNAVVSKPPVWTPWVTLLLARLAEDAGLPAGLLSVLPGPGRTVGDRLARHPGIGKISFTGGTRTGRTLAHVAAEKLMPITLELGGKSPTVVFEDADLEQALAGVLFGIFSSSGQSCIAGSRVFVHRSIHDEFVARLVDGARALRVGPGTDPATQVAPMVGHEHRDAVAAMVDDAVRTGAQVLCGGSVPDDPALADGAYYLPTVLAGVDNSATICQEEVFGPVAVVLPFDDESDLVAQANDTVYGLACGIWTADYRRAWRTAKAIQAGTVWVNTYKQFSISTPFSGLKDSGIGTEKGRDGIRSYMNQKSIYLDMSGAPLPWAGR, from the coding sequence ATGGACTTTCAGAGCAGGACGACCACTCGTCCGACCGCGGCGGCCACGGTGTCGTTCCCGTCGCCGGGCGGCCGTCTCCCGGTCGCCGACACGGTCGACGAGATCTACGTCGCCGGGCGGTGGGTCCGGGGTGCCGGAGAACTGATCGAGTCGGTCGATCCGGCCACCGGAGAGGTCTTCGCGACCCTGCACGGCGCCGTCCCCGGCGACGTCGACAACGCGGTGGACGCGGGCCGGCGCGCCGTGGCGGCCTCCGGATGGGCCACGATGCTCCCGCACGAGCGCGCGGCGGTCCTGTACCGGATCGGCAACGCCGTGGAGGCGCACGCGGAACGTATCGCCGCGCTCCAGACGATCGACACCGGCAAGACGCTCGCCGAGACGCGGGCACTCGCGCACAGCGCGGCCGGCACGTTCCGGTACACGGCCGCGGCGCTGGAGACCGCCGAGGAGGTGGTCACCCCGCCGCGCGGTCCGTTCGTGACGGTCTCCACCTACGAGCCGATGGGTGTCGTCGGTGCCATCACTCCGTGGAACTCCCCGATCGCCTCGGATGCGCAGAAGATCGCCCCCGCTCTGGCGGCAGGAAACGCCGTCGTGTCCAAGCCGCCCGTCTGGACTCCCTGGGTCACGCTGCTGCTGGCCCGCCTGGCGGAGGACGCAGGGCTGCCGGCAGGGCTGCTGTCGGTGCTTCCCGGTCCGGGACGCACCGTCGGGGATCGTCTCGCCCGCCACCCCGGGATCGGCAAGATCTCGTTCACCGGTGGCACCAGGACGGGGCGGACGCTCGCTCACGTCGCCGCCGAGAAGCTCATGCCCATCACTCTCGAGCTCGGGGGCAAGTCGCCGACCGTGGTGTTCGAGGACGCCGACCTGGAACAGGCGCTCGCGGGCGTGCTGTTCGGGATCTTCTCCTCGTCGGGGCAGAGCTGCATCGCCGGATCGCGGGTGTTCGTACACCGCTCGATCCACGACGAGTTCGTCGCCCGGCTCGTCGACGGAGCCCGCGCCTTGCGGGTGGGACCCGGCACCGATCCGGCGACGCAGGTGGCGCCCATGGTGGGCCACGAGCACCGCGACGCGGTGGCTGCGATGGTCGACGATGCCGTGCGCACGGGAGCACAGGTGTTGTGCGGCGGCTCGGTGCCGGACGACCCGGCGCTCGCGGACGGCGCCTACTATCTGCCCACCGTGCTCGCCGGGGTCGACAACTCCGCGACGATCTGTCAGGAGGAGGTCTTCGGGCCCGTCGCGGTGGTGCTGCCGTTCGACGACGAGTCCGACCTCGTCGCGCAGGCCAACGACACCGTGTACGGGCTCGCGTGCGGAATCTGGACCGCCGACTACCGCCGCGCCTGGCGCACCGCCAAGGCGATCCAGGCGGGCACCGTCTGGGTGAACACCTACAAGCAGTTCAGCATCTCCACCCCGTTCAGCGGTCTCAAGGACAGCGGCATCGGTACCGAGAAGGGCCGCGACGGAATCCGGTCGTACATGAATCAGAAGAGCATCTACCTCGACATGTCCGGGGCGCCGTTGCCCTGGGCAGGTCGGTGA